One Kitasatospora sp. MAP12-44 DNA segment encodes these proteins:
- a CDS encoding WhiB family transcriptional regulator encodes MTAGSRPRGGAAAIARSRRDPAPRFETSADSARLFNRAEVPFPQLLGDEPCRRDDVDPETFWPEGPDAEARTATAKQLCGDCRTITRGECLAWTLANPTLAGGAIWAGLTADERRTEISRRQKEHASKNRRDRWSSPGVMPL; translated from the coding sequence ATGACAGCCGGCAGCCGCCCACGCGGCGGTGCGGCCGCCATCGCCCGCTCGAGACGCGATCCGGCCCCGCGCTTCGAGACCAGCGCTGACTCCGCTCGTCTCTTCAATCGAGCCGAGGTCCCGTTTCCGCAGCTGCTCGGCGACGAGCCATGTCGCCGCGATGACGTCGACCCCGAGACCTTCTGGCCCGAAGGCCCGGATGCCGAGGCCCGAACCGCCACCGCGAAGCAACTGTGCGGCGACTGTCGCACCATCACCCGCGGCGAGTGCCTCGCGTGGACGCTCGCCAATCCCACCCTCGCGGGCGGTGCCATCTGGGCCGGACTCACCGCCGACGAACGCCGCACCGAGATCAGCCGCCGCCAGAAGGAACACGCTTCCAAGAACCGGCGGGACCGCTGGTCAAGCC
- a CDS encoding HAMP domain-containing sensor histidine kinase, whose product MSLDHATPRQAVPTDRAALPGRKPGAGNRGLTREARTADSGARPASPARPMEGEPAKASADGARPAEARQREQALESSRRELISWLSHDLRAPLAGLRAMAEALEDGVAEDPHRYYGQIRTEVLRLTCMVDDLFELSRMQTGTLSLSPSRVSVYDLVGDAIIGASPLARERGVRLLDGQVEPAPVHVDDQEIARVLANLLTNAIRHTPAEGVVAVAAHREAHDVVLSVTDECGGIPEHELGRVFDPGWRGSGARTAVSSRSADVVNTADVVAASSMDGQAGLGLAIVRGIVEAHAGRASVRNVSGGCCFEIVLPAAGLHGQLGDEPPERHRRQAPAKSIGG is encoded by the coding sequence GTGAGCCTCGACCACGCCACCCCGCGCCAGGCAGTCCCCACCGACCGCGCCGCACTACCGGGCCGGAAACCGGGAGCCGGCAACCGCGGGCTGACACGCGAAGCCCGGACGGCCGACAGCGGTGCCCGGCCCGCGAGCCCGGCCCGGCCGATGGAGGGCGAGCCTGCGAAGGCCAGCGCCGACGGCGCACGACCGGCTGAGGCCCGACAACGGGAACAGGCCCTGGAATCGTCCCGACGCGAGCTCATCTCCTGGCTGTCGCACGACCTGCGTGCACCACTGGCCGGGCTGCGCGCGATGGCCGAAGCGCTGGAGGACGGTGTCGCCGAAGACCCGCACCGCTACTACGGCCAGATCCGCACCGAGGTGCTCCGCCTCACCTGCATGGTCGACGACCTCTTCGAGCTCTCCCGCATGCAGACCGGCACGCTGAGCCTCTCACCCTCCCGGGTCTCGGTCTACGACCTGGTCGGCGATGCCATCATCGGCGCCTCCCCCCTGGCCCGCGAGCGCGGCGTGCGGCTGCTGGACGGACAGGTCGAACCGGCCCCCGTCCACGTGGACGACCAGGAGATCGCCAGGGTGTTGGCCAACCTGCTGACCAACGCCATCCGCCACACCCCGGCCGAAGGCGTCGTGGCGGTCGCCGCCCACCGGGAGGCACACGACGTGGTGCTCTCCGTCACGGACGAGTGCGGCGGCATACCGGAACACGAATTGGGGAGGGTGTTCGACCCCGGATGGCGAGGCAGCGGCGCCCGGACTGCGGTCTCGTCCCGTTCCGCCGATGTCGTGAACACCGCCGACGTGGTAGCCGCTTCGTCCATGGACGGCCAGGCCGGGCTGGGCCTGGCGATCGTCCGGGGAATCGTGGAGGCGCATGCCGGGCGAGCCAGCGTACGCAACGTCAGCGGCGGTTGCTGCTTCGAGATCGTCCTGCCGGCGGCCGGCCTCCACGGACAGCTGGGAGACGAGCCACCCGAACGGCACCGGCGACAGGCGCCCGCCAAGAGCATCGGCGGGTAG
- a CDS encoding ferric reductase-like transmembrane domain-containing protein has translation MTQISDTLPHVDIEGNLSSGLRARFGNVLPVLAVVLLAVVISLVAMQPAVAATPIPGSPLDAYDKQIPYDMGVHKIARLAAIISYVLMVTTVVLGIVLRMRYFQRNVNRGTVYGAHMTIALSALIFGAIHGLTFAYQPVWDIDTANLLIPFTGGQQRVPVGLGILGTELAIAVGCSVWLQQRLGYRRWLKFHQLAYVAFGLIWLHIFTVHPEPRHINLVAIGIAAGFLSCLLAFLIRVLPSRSRLNQRSFPGDRGTR, from the coding sequence CCGACACACTGCCCCACGTCGATATCGAGGGCAATCTGTCGAGCGGCCTCCGCGCACGATTCGGCAACGTCCTCCCGGTACTGGCGGTAGTTCTTCTTGCCGTGGTGATATCACTGGTTGCGATGCAACCGGCAGTGGCCGCGACTCCCATACCGGGCTCCCCCTTGGACGCCTACGACAAGCAGATTCCGTACGACATGGGCGTCCACAAGATCGCTCGACTGGCCGCGATCATCTCCTATGTGCTGATGGTGACCACAGTCGTCCTCGGCATCGTGCTCCGCATGCGCTACTTCCAGCGCAACGTCAACCGCGGCACGGTGTACGGGGCGCACATGACTATCGCCCTCTCAGCGTTGATCTTCGGAGCCATTCACGGCTTGACCTTCGCGTACCAGCCCGTGTGGGACATCGACACCGCCAACCTCCTCATCCCGTTCACCGGCGGCCAGCAACGAGTTCCCGTCGGTCTCGGCATCCTGGGCACGGAACTGGCCATCGCGGTCGGATGCTCCGTGTGGCTGCAACAACGACTTGGATACAGGCGGTGGCTGAAGTTTCACCAACTTGCCTACGTTGCCTTCGGATTGATCTGGCTGCACATCTTCACCGTCCATCCGGAACCACGCCACATCAACCTCGTCGCCATCGGAATCGCAGCAGGCTTCCTGTCCTGCCTACTCGCCTTCTTGATCCGAGTCCTCCCCTCCCGATCACGGCTCAACCAGCGGTCCTTCCCAGGTGATCGGGGTACACGCTGA